A region from the Enoplosus armatus isolate fEnoArm2 chromosome 24, fEnoArm2.hap1, whole genome shotgun sequence genome encodes:
- the LOC139306442 gene encoding uncharacterized protein translates to MQVKLRNPQKREPLRKGEMAQVRRPVSEALWAMCAADSMSMPVHWYYDIDDIRRDFGGWISGFNSPRSRHPSSILSLSNIAGSGRTAWSSDAKRPDVVGNVILHDKLNLWKASKGSVHYHQGLQAGDNTLNVLCSLRAARSLVSGHFSDVSQPDARAAVLSDYVQFLTTPGSHRDTYAESYHRSFFSSWQDSRPTSPRQVLTFAEKRSRQKLSSSFADSQLDAIGCLPTILPFILLSASANEEQAVSAAVEFVKLTHPHPKVPEYVSIYSRALHAVLGGASVRQQAEHALRRLDAWDACQSYSRKAARFPVSSEERLKVHQSAVNYLGLACYTKGALSSMFYLAHEFHDDPRGGILANTNCGGENCNRGAALGALLGAGGSYSGDVIPQEWKDELRDGQEFIPDILKEVQ, encoded by the exons ATGCAAGTTAAACTGCGGAACCCACAGAAGAGAGAGCCGCTGCGGAAAG gTGAGATGGCTCAGGTACGGCGGCCGGTCAGCGAGGCGCTGTGGGCGATGTGTGCGGCCGACTCCATGTCGATGCCGGTCCACTGGTACTACGACATCGACGACATCAGGAGGGACTTTGGAGGCTGGATATCCGGCTTCAACTCGCCCAGAAGCAGACACCCGTCCAGCATCCTCAGCCTCTCCAACATCG ccgGCAGCGGTAGGACCGCCTGGTCGTCCGACGCCAAGCGGCCTGACGTGGTCGGAAACGTGATCCTCCACGATAAACTGAACTTATGGAAGGCCTCGAAAGGCTCAGTCCACTATCATCAAG GTCTTCAGGCCGGTGACAACACCCTGAACGTCCTCTGTTCTCTCCGAGCGGCTCGGTCGCTCGTCTCCGGACATTTCAGCGACGTCTCTCAGCCGGACGCTCGAGCCGCCGTTCTGTCAGACTACGTTCAGTTCCTGACCACGCCCGGCTCGCACCGCGACACCTACGCCGAGTCCTACCACCGCTCGTTCTTCTCCTCCTGGCAGGACAGCAGACCCACCTCACCCCGTCAG GTTCTGACGTTTGCAGAAAAACGCTCCAGACAGAAGTTGAGCTCCTCGTTCGCCGACAGCCAGCTGGACGCCATCGGCTGTCTTCCCACGATCCTCCCCTTCATCCTGCTGTCCGCCTCGGCCAATGAGGAGCAAGCG gtCTCAGCAGCAGTCGAGTTTGTGAAGctcacccacccccacccgaAGGTGCCCGAGTACGTGTCCATCTACAGCCGGGCGCTGCACGCCGTGCTGGGCGGAGCCAGCGTCCGCCAGCAGGCCGAGCACGCTCTGAGGAGGCTGGACGCCTGGGACGCCTGCCAGAGCTACAGCCGCAAGGCCGCCAG GTTTCCGGTGTCCTCTGAGGAACGGCTGAAGGTCCACCAGAGCGCTGTGAACTACCTCGGTCTGGCCTGCTACACTAAAG GAGCTCTGTCCAGCATGTTCTATCTGGCTCACGAGTTTCATGACGACCCCCGGGGGGGAATCCTGGCAAACACCAACTGTGGAG GTGAGAACTGTAACCGCGGGGCGGCGCTGGGAGCCCTgctgggggcgggggggtcGTACAGCGGAGACGTCATCCCGCAGGAGTGGAAGGACGAACTGAGAGACGGCCAGGAGTTCATCCCCGACATCCTGAAGGAGGTGCAGTGA